In Brassica napus cultivar Da-Ae chromosome A3, Da-Ae, whole genome shotgun sequence, the sequence ATGAGAGATATATTGGGTGCTATGCTGAATTCATGGAACTTctagtgattttgatttgaatCGCTCCTtatccgtaactctacgaagcaaactaaaaattaatatgtgTAAAAAACAAAGCAATCACAATACTTTTAGAAACGAATATTCTACACaatctgttatatatatatattcaaaaaattatacataatatttaaatactatattttatgtaaaatttatagttttttatttattaaatttattatataagttattagaattttagaaagtaaatatttttttgtaataaaatatatttgtattttttaaataattttatttgtacGGATCGAATCGATTCTGATAATTAACAGATCGGATTATGAATATTTGATCGGTGCCCTTCTTTGAACCAATTCAGAATAAGAAGGGATATAAAGGGCGGCGGGTAGGAAACGGTGGTTTGAAGAAAAATAGTTAGTCCAATGGGATTGAAGATATAATCGACATGTAAAAATCTGTTTTGGTCTCCGAAAATGTATGGAGTCAGAATTTCATTGATAAAAAAGTCTATTGACCGCATTCATTCAACAGGCCAAAAATGTAGGATCTAAGTTGAATAATAGACTTCAATAAAATACGTTTTTGACcaaaaatctacaaaaaaacaaaaaaagaccaTACGTGAAGGGGTCATACGATAGTTAGAGAAAAGAACCCAACGGTAAAAGAAATGTGCAGAGATACAAACAGAAGAAAGAACTAGCAAACCCAGATTATACATTACATCACATTACATATGGGATACATACACTATAACTTAACAAAACCTATACACTCAAAACCCCAAAGTTACACTCTAATTTATCCTTTTCCTAGAAGAATATGGCTCTTCAGTTTTAGAATCAAGCCCAACACAACTTAAACAACAAATAACCAATGAATGAGCCAGAATATGTTTCCAAGCAGTTTAGCTCTTGCTGCCCAACTGAACCACAGACTTGTGTTGAAGAATCATACTCCGAGTTTCcccaatttttttaagtttctataAGGTCTTATCCATCTCTCACAAATCTCTGCTTACTCCTGCTCACATACATTAGGACATCAACGTTAGAATCTACAACTCTCGACTCATATATTCTCGTGCAAAAGAAACCAAGAGTTTCACCAATGTAGACATTCTACTAAGTTAGCCTCGTCTATGGAGAAGTGAAGATCTTGATTCCCGAGCCTGAGGTTGATAAGGGCCGTTTTACAAATGGGTGGTTCAGTAGCTCAGCCGCAGTTGGCCTCTCCTCTGGGTTCACTCGGAGACACTTAATTATAAAATCTCGGGCGTCTAgtgataatgtatcaggtatgTCCGGAAGCTCACCCTTTCCGATCCTAAACAGGGCTTGATACTGCATGTTTGCACAAAATCTGACATCAACTCTTTTTTTCAACGACATCAACTCTTATTTTACTGGGAAAGGAAAacccataaataaataaacaataaccTAAAAATTAAAGGTCAAATAAACAACTAGACTGAATAttaaacaaagctggacgacttacggGGTTTTCTAGATCGCAGTAGGGGATCTTCCGAGTCAGCAATTCCAGCACAGTGCACCCAAGGCTCCATATATCAGCTGAACTTCCATACCCGTCACTACGCTTGAGGTTAATAACCTGAACAGAATCAACCATAAAAGCATAGCCTTAAATACTGTGAATGTGAAATGAATCCAAAGTTACACATTAGTAACGAGTTATACCAATAGTTCGAGATCCGATAATTATGTTGGAGAGCAATATGTTTGTCTATTATTGTATTCATATAATCAAAAGAGTAGAAATGAAATGTGTAATAATCTCCAAAAACAATACCTCTGGAGCCATCCAGAATGGAGTCCCCTTGCTCGACTTAATGTCGTTTAGTTTTGAAACCTAAATGACAAAATGAcacaatacaaaataaataaataaacaaacgaCAGAAGCAACTACTTTAGAGCAAAAACTACAGATATCTACAAATGGAAAAGAACCTTTGCCAATCCAAAGTCTGCAAGCTTAACAGCTCCACTTGCGTCCACCAATATATTTGCACATTTGATGTCCCTTTTGTCGAATCAGATGAAAAAAAGTAAGGGAAAGAGTAAATACAGGGACAAATATGACAAGAAAGGTTTCTACTAGTCTTTACCGGTGGATGAAACCTTCTCCGTGGAGATATTTCAAGCCGTCAAGGATCTGTCTGGTGTAGGTGGACACTACAGAGTCCCGAAGCGGGTATTTTTGGTAAAGTTTTAGAAGAGAGCCTTGGGACACAAGCTCAAGAAAGATGTACAAATTCGACCCATCCTGCAACACACCAAATAGGCGTTACTGATTGAGCTGCAAGTGTTAAGAGGAAAGCCAGAACGGGAACATACCTTGGCTGTGCCACGATATCTCACTATATTCTgatgctgaagctgactaaGTAATGCAATCTCCTATATAAATGATTCAAAAGTAAAGAGGGTAAGCAGCCAACCTTTGACAGGAAAAATGTGACAAATGATATAAGCTATATATATCTCACCCTTTCTAGTTGTTGAATGCACTCTTGTGCCTGACTTCCCTGATCAATAAGTGAAACTTCCTTGACAGCAAAGAAGTCCCCATCACTATCCATCAAAAAAGATTCATTCATCAGCCAAATGCATAAAGTAAAAGCTCTCTTTGTACCTTAATTCAAGTTGAAATGCACTAGGACTTACCCAGAAATGCCTTCATAGACGGAGCCAAATGAACCTCGTCCCAGAAGGTCACCCTTCAGCCAAGACGTGATGATAGTTCCAGAAGAATAAACCGGCGAGGTGTTGGATACTGTGCTGGAGGAGTCACCACCCTCGTTTGTAGTGAATGAGCATGACTCATCAGCAGTAACCGCGAGAAGCCTCCCCTGCGCTTCCACTTCATCTGCCTTgtcggaagaagaagaagaagaagacgaactTGGCCGCTTAACAATTTCATCTTCCGGCCCCAAATGCATAAGGAAGTCCCAAGATGATCCTTGGTGATCAATAGGAGGTCGCTTCGCCGGAGGAGGCTTAAGCACAGATGGCCTTACTCCTTTtataccaccaccaccaccaccaccaacagGCACAACATCAGTGGAACTAGGAACGAGATAACCTCTGGACATTACCCGCTGAAGACCACGCTTTGTACCACCACCATCAACCACAACCCTATCGGCTAAACTCCCAATCTCGGAATTAGCATCACCACTAGGACCGGGCCCACTCCAATCGTGGTCGAAAGAGTTAGACCTGTTGATAACCTCGGAAGAGGAACGCATCATGGAAGCTTCCCAGGCGTCGAAAGAAATAGCCAAATCGTCAGGGCCAGAGACGCCAATGGACTTAAAGATCCGATCCAACTCGCCATCGCCTCCTCCGAAGATGCGGAAGCTGGTTCGATCTACCTCAAGAGAGCGCGTCATCAGAGAAGAAGTGGAAACGGAGAGATCGTCAGCTGAGGAGCTGGAAGAAGAAGCAGCGTCATAGTTGACGTTCTTCAAGGCGCCAATACGCTCTAACTTCCGCTCCCCTCCTCTTCTACCCGAAGCTTTCTTCATACGAGCTATAAACCTATCCATAAATAGCTAAATCCATACACAAGGTGTTTTTTTGAGTACCGCACCTTTATTGATTTGTGTGATTGATTGCTTTCAAATGGTAATTTTCCGAGAAAATCTACAAGTGCGGGAGTGAGGACCGAAGATTGTGCAAACCCTGGCGgccgaagaagaaaataaaaaggaaaaggaaaaggaaaagtaaACGAAAACACGGTTTTTCCCTGAAATAATTGGTCTCATTTCTCTGTGTTTCATTCCTCAtctttttagtttgtttttttttttgttggtgggTCCTATACAGCgtcttttgtttccttttttttttctttaacatgTCGAggcttatcttttttttttgtcaacatgtcGAGGCTTATCTAATTGGGCTTTTCAGGCCTTCCAGTTTCAATGGGTAAGATCTATAATGTTACAAGTTATAAGAAATCCATGGTTAGTGTTCAATAAAAAAACTAAGCAaaggttattggttgttgtattttaatagatttgaaaatctgaactaaatctaatattatcagttctatgattttcaaatatgtattaaaattatgtgttattgatttaatgattcataaattctatatcaaatcaagtgttattcaatcgtacggatttactaatatatttgattttataatggattttttggtgaaaaatacaaagactcaaatccgagggaaaacctccgaatttacatattttacttAGATTtccaaatcaatcaaaatatataaaccaataacaccttgAATTTTGAAGGagattacaaaacaaatttatattttatttttattttccgagttataaaacaaaaataacaagAAGACATGAATTTTGCACCACTAGTTTaattttcaaaaccatatatatatatgtgtgtgtgttgcTGACAAAATAaattgtgtaatttttttttaatagttaataaATGTAACATTAGTGTGACTCGGCGTTGGTCGGGGAATGATGTTCTACTtatgaatattaaattttgggcaaatagtttagattttcttaaaaatgatatatatgtaAAGTATATGAAATTATGgtgataaaatttattaaaacgtGTAATAGTAAAAAtagtgatttaattaaatgacaTTTGTCACTATATATTGGCATAAATAAGGAAATAATCTTATGGTATTAAATTTCTGTAATACCTATAAATTGAGAAGAAATATTTCAACAGTTTCTCAAAACAatttctttaagaaaaaaaaaaaaaaacctaagtattacaaaagaaaaaaagaagatataaaaacaaaaacttaagtACAACTTCTGCCAAGCGAGAGAAAGAGGCTGCTGTTTGTTCAtgagttttcttcttcttccaagtATTCCCAAAACACAGAGAGAGAGCAAATAAAAAGAACATTCGGCCTCTCGTCTCCTCTTCCCATCGCAAAACCCTAATTTGGCGTCTACAAACCCTAATTGCATCATCATCCTCTATTCTAATCGCTCCCCGTTTTATCCCTcgaattcgttttttttttttggtttcttccaaaattttcGTTGGTTTCTCCCTCCTTGCCATTGAGCTATTTCATCCAAACAAATCCAAATAATCTCGGTCTGGGTTTGGTCGTGGTGCGTTTGCACTCATCGTGCTGTGTTGAATCTTAGGGATTAGGGAGATTAACATTGGGAGTGATAGTCGTGAGATAATTGCCTTGCCCCCTAGTTGTTAGGGTGCCATTTCATGCTAGTCTTTTATTGATAGTGATGATGATCGTCTAGCAATCTGTGTTTGGAACGAATCAATTGTTCGTTGTGGTGTTAGAGATAGGAAGAGGGAGGAGCGAGGAATTGCAAAATTGGTTGATGGAGAAACGTGAACCCTCTTTGGTACCTGAATGGCTGAGAAGTGCAGGGAATGGTTCTAGTGTTGGGAGTAAAAATCACATTCTATCATCTTCTGCTCGCTCAGGTATGCTCCATCCAATCCTGTTTCTTCTTAACATTTTAGTTTCCTTTCCACACCATTGTAACTGACTctcctttttgtttgtttgttttggttttagattCTTCTTTGTTACTTAATAACAGCAAGACTAGGAACCCTAGGACCAAAGCCACCGATGTTGATTCTCCTCCTTTTCTTGACCGGTCTTGTTCCACCAATGCCCGGAGGGGCTCTACAAAAAATGCATATAGCAACTTCAATGTTCAAAGGAGCAATAGAGATAAAGATCGGAGCAGCAGGGAGAGCTACATAGACTACCCATGGGACCATGATACTTGTTTCCCTTTCGGTACCATCTTAAATGAAGTGCAGTTAAGGCGTTCTAATTCTATGACAACTAGGAAACAGGACGACCACCCACGGTTTTCTATGGGTTTCAAAGACGGTAGAAGCATTTACAACAGAAATGGTATGCTTCCTCCTGCAAAGAGCTCTGAGAGGAATGAAGACGCTGTAAGAATTTCATCTCCTTGTCTAAGTCCTGCTGTTGCTGGTAACTCAGGCTTGACTCCTGGGGAACATTGGACATCGGCTCTGGCAGAGGTTCCCATTGTTATTGACAAGAGTGCTTCTGACCCCGTTGCTGCTAATGTTGCTACCTTAACGGGACAGACTCGTAACATGGCTGAAGCATTGTTGCAGCCTCCTAGAACTAGTACACCTCCCCAGGTATATGATTTGTATCTTTCTGTTGCTTTATACTACACttgcctctctttttttttttttttttttttatctgagaTGTTAACTTTTATTAGGAATCTTCAAAGATACAGAGACTTGAGGACCGAGCTCTTAAGCTAATACCGGTTCTGCCTTCTACACCAAAGGGCtcagtaagtttttttttccccgCAGCTATTATTAATTTCCTCCTGTTACCTTAGGCGATACTCagtttattttggtttaattcGTTAGGTTCTGAGTTCTTCTGATAAATCCAAGACCAAACCAATGGCTCGAAGTGGTGAAACTGGTCTTGCTTCGTTTAGAAACACCCACCAGCAATCCTCTATTCGGCTAGGTAATCTCCCTTCTAATTCTGGTAGTCAGATCAAGCCTGATACTACTAAGAAGATGGTGGTTCTCAAACCTGCCGTCAAAGAATCTGCAAGTCCACGTCCTACAAACAACAGCctggctgctgctgctgctagcCAGATGATCGCTGCTCCATCTGCACCATCCACTTCTTCTGCGCAAAGTACAAACAATCCAAGGGAGCTCAAGGGAGCCTCGGTAAACATGCCAGCAGAAAAGAAGCTTTCCCTGGCTCAAACTCAGAGCAGGAATGCATTTTTCAGtactttgaagaagaagaagacatctaCAAACATCTCAACTAGCTCTTGCACCATCTCTAAGGAGCTTGTAGCTAGTGACCCTTCAAGTGTAGAAAGAGATGACATGGTCATGGAAAGGGTCGAGAAAGTTTCTGAGAGGGTTAGCGTTTTTGAATCGACAGACCTTCCAGATGAAAAAGAGGCCGAGTTCCTTAAATCCCTTGGGTGGGACGAAAACAATACTGAGGTAGAAGCCCTTACAGACGAGGAGATCAGAGCCTTCTATGAACAGGTATATATGAACATAACAACACTCTTACTTCGGTTGCTTTGATTCTctctcattgtttttttttctaactcaTCTGACTTTACATACAGCACAAGGAGGTGAAGCCATCACTGTTGCAAACGCTGCCTACCATTAAAGAGGCAACTGAGGACGCAACTCCCAACTCGTGATCCGGTTTTGAAGATAgttttctcatttctctttccttttcttttctttttagttttattacttGGTGGCGTGGACAAGAAGGTGGGGGAGGCTTCAGTTGCACTTTTGAGTGTTGTTCTACTTCAGATAAGCTACAAAATGAGTCTTTGTACATCTATTGGTCTGAAGATAGAGAGAGCTTTTGTTTTGCTATAGCTTCCTTAGGTTTCTAATGTTTGATATGATGAGGAAAAGGTCATAAAACTTTGTTGGTggtataaagaaaatttaaaggCTTTCGGtttctttcttaaaaaatattaatttcatcCAGTACTGTACATCcctcttaatgtattttatactAAAATCTTGTGAAAGATTGGTGAACTGATGATGTGATAATTCAACCATAAAGAATATAAAAGGATAGAAAACTTAACCCTAAATAGAAGATAACGTTACCATAATTTAAAAACCTGTTTTAGTACAACTAAGTGTTTTGTCCGCATTgcgaaaataattttcttacaaatacttattagtttatgttttcatgattcaaattaattttatgtatgttatcaaaagttttaaatcaaacatcaaattatttgtatatatgacaaaaaaatttcatcaatatatatatttattattgtgTTGAAATTTTATGAACTCAcataattgaaatattttaaaaatatcttgatacaactgtttttaattataaattgtttactaccttaatttttttaacttttataatataaaatattatttccagATAGcaaacaatatataagaattatcttttaatttgtgagaaattacatgtttaccacttttatggtaccacttttcatttttaccactactaataagacattttcaaaaatacattcttcataaagtggtaaaagactcttatgcccttgttatttatatatataataaatcattatttaaataaaaaaattaaaaaataaaaataaaaataaaaaaatgattttttttatattttcgaattataatttttcaaattcgaactttttttaaaaaaaaaattttgaatttttttttttgaattctttattttttgtttttaaatttctgtttgaaaaacgaaaattatgtttgaaactattttttaaaaatttttaagtatttatatatttattagaatcataaatttcacattccaaaaaccctacctacccctcaactctaaaccctaagtctagattagttaaccttaaggatataattgtattttacccttcattaaaagtgagggtaaaagtggttattgtaaacatgaaaagttatactatgaatgtggtatttgtggcaatttccctttaatttgttcttttttataattgtttatattaatttataataaattatctaatataatatatcaatctaatattattaatataatttttttaattatatcataaaactaaataaataagaatTATCATGTTTTCACAATATTTTTTCAGATAATAACACAATgtatataagaattatattattattttaaataaatttttagtataacatgtaaatcaaatattattagtataaaattaaaattttaatattttttcaatcgTCAAAGAAAAGATTAAAAGTTCATGATAACTCacaagaatgtttttaaaaaaagaattgagatcatgataaaaaaaaatattaactaaaccAAATGGCTTATTTACAAACTAGCcatattttcaatacaaattagGTAAATGTCATTGATTTTGACGTAAcgtagtttttaatatttatgccACAATGTATCCGATTCTATCCCTTCTCTTTACATGTATCAGGTAAGTGTGTGGGGAAAATAACATGACCAATAtaatatagagaaaaagactaggatatcatcaaaccaagtttttgttcccaaagtagcactcaatgcacaaagtcacaaaaataggtttcattaaagaggtaaatatacatttataccccttggattaattaattcaaactttagggtttagagttaaggggtggggttttgaaattagggtttaaaattttataaaaaataaatactaaaataaaaaataaaaattttaaaaacagtttcaaaaagtatttttaaattataaaaagaaaatttgaaaaataaaataaaaaaaattcgagaaaaaaaaattcaaaaaaaaaattataaaagtttcgaatctgaaaacatataatctgaaactataaaaaaaaaaattctttttttcatttttttatttttattttatttatttatttttgtttgtttatttaattttaattttaccctttaatgaatgtcatttttgcgACTTTCTCCGTCTAGTgttatttttgagacataaacttcaaaatgtgctattattgacaattgccctataATATAAAGTGAAGAGCACTTGATGACTATTCCaaatgaaagaaagaagagTCATCCACGTTGACATTTATTGACCAAATGCATATACACCGAGTGTTCTATTTCATTTCACAGATGTAGTATTGGATTATAACCCGCCTGCAACctctaaatactaaacataACTCAACTCCAATCTTTAGATACTAAACTTTATCCCAATCCCACCTCAACctctaaatattaaaccctaaacccaaatataaaattctaaacctaaatagaatggaacaaaagaaataatatagtacatattggtgtgaaattatgaaatttcTATGATTGCATGAAAGAAATTAATGTTGACCTCAATCATACCTCCCCactttctaaatactaaaccctaaacccaaatcactaaaccctaactcaaatataaaccctaagcctaaatatcaaaatctaaaaagtacataatattatgtaatattaaattatattatgtaatattcaactatacaatataaaatatagtacAATTTTTACAGATTCAAAAACATGTAACCataattaaaacttaaaaaaattacaaactatatttctaaacaaaatataGCACTTTTAATAATCGTCAAATGGAATGAAACATGACAAAATAATATAGTAACAAAATATATCTCATTACATAATATGTCCATGTAGAATAGAACAAGAATCCGTCGATGGAATAGTAACGCCACTTAATTCCACTTCATGTGTATGTGACTTCCTTGTTTGTTGCAGCACTGTTAGTGGGATCTCATGGTGCATGCATGtcattcatattttaatttgtcaCCATCAGCTGAATCACCTACGCTATTAGGAGAATCAGTTCTAAACCtggttttcaaatatttaattttttatactaTTTGTCTATCAACTAGTTATCATTTCCATATTATAGTATTCTAATACCATTGTATCATCAATaccacaaaattataaattgagCAGAGCACCTGAACATACAGAATTTAAGAAGGATCTTCGTCGAATAGGTGATGTGGAGGCGAATCGGTCCGGGTGATGCTCCTCGCTGCATCAGTTGTAATTGCGGTTGATAAATTAAGCAGAGCACCTGAACAAACAGAATTTAAGAAGGATCTTCGTCGAATCGGTGATGTGGAGGCGAATCGGTCCGGGGGATGCTCCTCGCCCCATCAGTTGTAATTGCGGCGGCGCTTTGGCGGTTTCAGATGTAGAGAAGGTTAGGACTTTTAGAGAAGTTTCTCGATCACAAAATACTCTCGGATTTTAAGTGGTGGTGACGATATTGATATACTCTCTGAGTGAGATCATGATAATCGTAGAAAGTTTCCgagaaaaattacaaaaaagaaaGGATGTGAATATCAAGTGGCCATGAATTACTTTTGACAGGTAatagttactaattttttttttgtctgtagATTTCACCGGTTGCTGAAaggacaaaatataattattatagaaaaacCACAGTGTGTATAGGTATTAGGGAAATTGGACATTTagctaagagcatctccaaaaaggaactctattttgaagtttccaaaactctatatttaaagtttaaaagtgtttttctccaaaagcaaaactttaaatttaacttcaaaactatttgcattttataatatggttcttatatttgtcataactaatttgaattcataaaacttttataaataactagcacatgtataaacatattacaaaaatattaattaataaaatattacattaaaatataaaattttaaacaatataactaaattaatattaaacttcaagcaaaataataaactaataaacgtttttttaattcttcatgtaattttttaaaagtttttttgttaagtttcttttgtatatttttgttatctaaatctagttttaaagtttaatattcaTAAGTTAacttatgagatataatttttataagaattaaaataataaacaagaaaatatttatgaattataaatGTGATGAGTAATTGTATGaaccaaaatacaaataaaaatatgaaactcttttttggagagcaaaaacttcatatttgaagttataaaacGTGTTTTGGAAATGCTCTAATTAGTGATTTTTGTAGCGTTATACAGCAAAATTTCCCTAAACCAAATCAACAAAAATGACAAAAgatgaaattaatattttttaagaaagaaaCCGAAAGcctttaaattttctttataccACCAACAAAGTTTTATGACCTTTTCCTCATCATATCAAACATTAGAAACCTAAGGAAGCTATAGCAAAACAAAAGCTCTCTCTATCTTCAGACCAATAGATGTACAAAGACTCATTTTGTAGCTTATCTGAAGTAGAACAACACTCAAAAGTGCAACTGAAGCCTCCCCCACCTTCTTGTCCACGCCACCaagtaataaaactaaaaagaaaagaaaaggaaagagaaatgagaaaacTATCTTCAAAACCGGATCACGAGTTGGGAGTTGCGTCCTCAGTTGCCTCTTTAATGGTAGGCAGCGTTTGCAACAGTGATGGCTTCACCTCCTTGTGCTGTATGTAAAGTCAGAtgagttagaaaaaaaaacaatgagagAGAATCAAAGCAACCGAAGTAAGAGTGTTGTTATGTTCATATATACCTGTTCATAGAAGGCTCTGATCTCCTCGTCTGTAAGGGCTTCTACCTCAGTATTGTTTTCGTCCCACCCAAGGGATTTAAGGAACTCGGCCTCTTTTTCATCTGGAAGGTCTGTCGATTCAAAAACGCTAACCCTCTCAGAAACTTTCTCGACCCTTTCCATGACCATGTCATCTCTTTCTACACTTGAAGGGTCACTAGCTACAAGCTCCTTAGAGATGGTGCAAGAGCTAGTTGAGATGTTTGtagatgtcttcttcttcttcaaagtaCTGAAAAATGCATTCCTGCTCTGAGTTTGAGCCAGGGAAAGCTTCTTTTCTGCTGGCATGTTTACCGAGGCTCCCTTGAGCTCCCTTGGATTGTTTGTACTTTGCGCAGAAGAAGTGGATGGTGCAGATGGAGCAGCGATCATCTGgctagcagcagcagcagccagGCTGTTGTTTGTAGGACGTGGACTTGCAGATTCTTTGACGGCAGGTTTGAGAACCACCATCTTCTTAGTAGTATCAGGCTTGATCTGACTACCAGAATTAGAAGGGAGATTACCTAGCCGAATAGAGGATTGCTGGTGGGTGTTTCTAAACGAAGCAAGACCAGTTTCACCACTTCGAGCCATTGGTTTGGTCTTGGATTTATCAGAAGAACTCAGAACCTAACgaattaaaccaaaataaactGAGTATCGCCTAAGGTAACAGGAGGAAATTAATAATAGCTGcggggaaaaaaaaacttactgaGCCCTTTGGTGTAGAAGGCAGAACCGGTATTAGCTTAAGAGCTCGGTCCTCAAGTCTCTGTATCTTTGAAGATTCCTAATAAAAGTTAACAtctcagataaaaaaaaaaaaaaaaaaaagagaggcaaGTGTAGTATAAAGCAACAGAAAGATACAAATCATATACCTGGGGAGGTGTACTAGTTCTAGGAGGCTGCAACAATGCTTCAGCCATGTTACGAGTCTGTCCCGT encodes:
- the LOC125606903 gene encoding uncharacterized protein LOC125606903 isoform X1 encodes the protein MEKREPSLVPEWLRSAGNGSSVGSKNHILSSSARSDSSLLLNNSKTRNPRTKATDVDSPPFLDRSCSTNARRGSTKNAYSNFNVQRSNRDKDRSSRESYIDYPWDHDTCFPFGTILNEVQLRRSNSMTTRKQDDHPRFSMGFKDGRSIYNRNGMLPPAKSSERNEDAVRISSPCLSPAVAGNSGLTPGEHWTSALAEVPIVIDKSASDPVAANVATLTGQTRNMAEALLQPPRTSTPPQESSKIQRLEDRALKLIPVLPSTPKGSVLSSSDKSKTKPMARSGETGLASFRNTHQQSSIRLGNLPSNSGSQIKPDTTKKMVVLKPAVKESASPRPTNNSLAAAAASQMIAAPSAPSTSSAQSTNNPRELKGASVNMPAEKKLSLAQTQSRNAFFSTLKKKKTSTNISTSSCTISKELVASDPSSVERDDMVMERVEKVSERVSVFESTDLPDEKEAEFLKSLGWDENNTEVEALTDEEIRAFYEQHKEVKPSLLQTLPTIKEATEDATPNS
- the LOC125606903 gene encoding uncharacterized protein LOC125606903 isoform X2, with translation MEKREPSLVPEWLRSAGNGSSVGSKNHILSSSARSDSSLLLNNSKTRNPRTKATDVDSPPFLDRSCSTNARRGSTKNAYSNFNVQRSNRDKDRSSRESYIDYPWDHDTCFPFGTILNEVQLRRSNSMTTRKQDDHPRFSMGFKDGRSIYNRNGMLPPAKSSERNEDAVRISSPCLSPAVAGNSGLTPGEHWTSALAEVPIVIDKSASDPVAANVATLTGQTRNMAEALLQPPRTSTPPQIQRLEDRALKLIPVLPSTPKGSVLSSSDKSKTKPMARSGETGLASFRNTHQQSSIRLGNLPSNSGSQIKPDTTKKMVVLKPAVKESASPRPTNNSLAAAAASQMIAAPSAPSTSSAQSTNNPRELKGASVNMPAEKKLSLAQTQSRNAFFSTLKKKKTSTNISTSSCTISKELVASDPSSVERDDMVMERVEKVSERVSVFESTDLPDEKEAEFLKSLGWDENNTEVEALTDEEIRAFYEQHKEVKPSLLQTLPTIKEATEDATPNS